A stretch of Camelina sativa cultivar DH55 unplaced genomic scaffold, Cs unpScaffold00511, whole genome shotgun sequence DNA encodes these proteins:
- the LOC104773304 gene encoding glutamate receptor 1.4-like, producing MENYMIRSDNFLRIMFFILSISFVSVTCANTHQKGEVDKVSSVFEDVRIGLVVDMSSMEGNFVRSSVSMALSDFYHVNKGYRTRVSVLSRDSHGDPLQTLAAAMDLLQTKQVETLVGGQSLFEAKVLAELGEKAKVPVISFHVPSSLTLTKYSYFIQAMHDTDSEAKGITTLFRNFDWATVVLIYEDDDDWRESIQPLVGHFQQNAIHIEYKAEISVSCNEECIMKHLRKIKTLGIRICVAHVSESIANILFPCARTLGMMEEGHAWILTARSMNNFQDTNYVAKEAMEGVIGFKSYIPLTMELHNFTLRWKRSLLPEEVTRMSICSIWAHDIAWSLARAAELATLPGLHINDLLETILESTTKHKGFSGEIKIIDRKIISYKFEIINMIGRGERSVGLWSSGSFIGKNRRKNSSSTNVLETIIWPGGSTRIPKARLLKDERQSKKKKLRVLVPAGNYIPQLLEVKTDVKTGVTAAKGYCIEVFETSIQPFNYEVEYIPWPVAFNYHEYNELVYAIYDQRDKYDVAVGDITITDNRSTYVDFTLPFTDIGLAVVAAKDKSMWIIFKPLKLSLWLTIIGFFILTGVVVWLIERHDNTDFQGSYVHQIGTLLSFGFSTLVFAHRERLQHSLSRFVVIVWVFAVLILTSNYTATLTSVMTVQQIRLKSQENIGFFLDSVAAKAVYYDNPTFQGPRYKGLETYDYINALKNGTILFIVDEVPYVKLLVARYPSEFYIVKTESLTNGFGFVFQKGSPLVQNVSREIAMLRRTEKLKAMENWWFHRQTIYATSDDTSDPLTVYTFRGLFMITGVSFAFALTIYLIPWNRDQRQVFLKHFHHFVNHRFGRVIRPSPTTLA from the exons ATGGAGAATTATATGATTCGTTCTGATAATTTTCTTCGTATTATGTTCTTCATCCTGTCCATTTCTTTTGTGTCTGTGACATGCGCCAATACTCATCAAAAAGGTGAGGTAGATAAAGTTTCATCTGTTTTTGAAGACGTTCGTATTGGACTGGTGGTGGACATGAGTTCCATGGAAGGAAACTTTGTGAGAAGCTCAGTTTCCATGGCGCTTTCTGATTTCTATCATGTCAACAAGGGCTATAGAACAAGGGTCTCTGTCTTATCCAGAGACTCTCATGGTGACCCTCTCCAAACTTTAGCCGCAG CCATGGATCTCCTGCAAACTAAACAAGTGGAAACACTTGTTGGTGGACAATCGTTGTTTGAAGCAAAAGTTTTGGCAGAACTTGGAGAGAAAGCTAAAGTTCCAGTGATATCTTTCCATGTGCCTAGCTCTTTAACCTTGACCAAATATAGTTACTTTATTCAAGCAATGCATGATACCGACTCTGAGGCAAAGGGCATTACAACATTATTCCGCAATTTTGATTGGGCAACTGTTGTTCTTATctatgaggatgatgatgactgGAGAGAGAGTATACAACCTTTGGTCGGACATTTCCAACAAAACGCTATTCACATCGAGTACAAGGCTGAAATTTCTGTGTCATGTAATGAAGAATGTATCATGAAGCACCTAAGAAAGATAAAGACATTGGGGATAAGGATTTGCGTTGCGCATGTCTCTGAAAGCATTGCAAATATTCTTTTCCCATGTGCTCGGACGTTGGGAATGATGGAGGAAGGGCATGCATGGATTCTTACAGCGAGAAGCATGAATAATTTTCAAGACACAAACTATGTAGCAAAGGAGGCAATGGAAGGTGTGATTGGTTTCAAGTCTTATATTCCATTAACCATGGAACTTCACAATTTTACTTTGAGATGGAAGAGATCTTTGCTACCCGAAGAAGTGACGAGGATGAGCATTTGTAGCATATGGGCTCACGATATAGCTTGGAGTCTTGCAAGGGCAGCAGAATTAGCAACGCTACCAGGTTTGCATATCAATGATCTGCTTGAGACAATTTTAGAAAGTACTACTAAGCATAAAGGTTTTAGTggtgaaataaaaataatcgaCAGAAAAATAATCTCATACAAATTTGAGATTATAAATATGATAGGACGAGGTGAAAGAAGTGTAGGATTATGGAGTTCTGGTAGTTTCATAGGtaagaacagaagaaaaaattCGTCTTCTACCAATGTACTTGAGACAATAATATGGCCTGGAGGGTCTACTAGAATTCCAAAAGCTCGTTTGTTGAAAGACGAGAGacaaagtaaaaagaagaagctgagagttTTGGTACCAGCGGGAAACTACATACCACAATTATTGGAAGTCAAAACAGATGTTAAAACAGGAGTCACAGCTGCTAAAGGTTACTGCATAGAAGTTTTCGAGACGTCAATTCAACCTTTCAATTATGAAGTGGAGTACATACCTTGGCCTGTTGCATTTAACTACCATGAGTACAATGAATTAGTGTACGCAATCTATGACCAg AGAGACAAGTATGATGTAGCTGTTGGAGATATCACAATTACTGATAACAGATCTACATATGTAGATTTTACATTACCATTCACTGATATTGGCCTCGCAGTTGTGGCTGCCAAAGACAAAAGCATGTGGATTATTTTTAAGCCTTTAAAACTTAGTCTATGGCTAACAATCATAGGTTTCTTTATCTTGACCGGGGTTGTAGTTTGGTTGATAGAGCGGCACGATAACACTGATTTCCAAGGCTCTTATGTCCACCAAATTGGAACATTGCTAAGTTTTGGGTTCTCGACCCTTGTCTTCGCTCATC GGGAGAGGCTACAACATAGTTTATCAagatttgttgttattgtttggGTATTTGCGGTGCTTATATTGACCTCAAATTACACTGCAACGTTGACATCAGTGATGACGGTTCAACAAATACGGTTGAAATCTCAAGAAAACATTGGCTTCTTCTTAGACTCTGTTGCAGCAAAAGCGGTTTATTATGATAATCCTACATTCCAAGGACCGAGATACAAAGGGTTAGAGACATATGATTATATAAATGCTTTAAAGAATGGAACAATCTTGTTCATCGTCGATGAAGTTCCATACGTAAAGCTACTTGTTGCTAGATACCCTTCAGAATTCTACATTGTCAAAACCGAAAGCCTTACCAACGGCTTTGGATTC gTTTTTCAAAAAGGATCTCCTTTGGTTCAAAACGTTTCAAGAGAAATCGCAATGCTAAGGAGAACAGAGAAGCTAAAAGCCATGGAGAACTGGTGGTTTCATAGACAAACAATATATGCCACAAGTGATGATACGAGCGATCCCCTCACGGTTTACACATTTCGCGGTTTGTTTATGATCACAGGAGTTTCTTTCGCATTTGCTCTCACTATCTATCTAATCCCCTGGAACCGAGACCAAAGACAAGTCTTTCTTAAACATTTCCACCATTTTGTTAATCATCGATTTGGAAGAGTAATTCGTCCGTCGCCCACCACACTTGCCTAG
- the LOC104773305 gene encoding putative BTB/POZ domain-containing protein At2g40440 — translation MGKKSNKDLFVDGFLKVLKEQQVDVRLKARGSDKKASIYSHKLILSARSEVFKKMLESDKYKVSSRVMTITFSKMKQEELEAFVEFIYSDGSTLSEKAKQHVKSLYRAAGKFEIPHLRDLCRDELVTSLNSSNALKVLELAQIPFDKALSDAAFTVIKTFKSVISTSSEFKVFVVNHPDLTVEIMKSISTNVPYCSVCRRRRCY, via the exons ATGgggaaaaaatcaaacaaagatctTTTCGTAGATGgatttttaaaggttttgaaAGAACAACAAGTCGATGTACGGCTTAAGGCAAGGGGCAGTGATAAGAAGGCATCTATCTATTCTCATAAGCTTATTCTG TCTGCTAGATCAGAGGTGTTTAAGAAGATGCTTGAATCAGACAAATACAAGGTTTCGTCCAGGGTCATGACAATCACTTTCTCAAAGATGAAACAAGAGGAGTTAGAGGCTTTCGTTGAGTTCATTTACAGCGACGGATCCACGCTCTCAGAGAAAGCAAAGCAACACGTTAAGTCACTCTATCGTGCAGCTGGCAAATTTGAGATTCCGCATCTACGTGACTTATGCAGAGACGAGCTTGTAACATCTCTTAACTCTTCGAATGCTCTTAAAGTTCTTGAGCTCGCCCAAATCCCTTTTGACAAAGCCCTCAGTGATGCTGCCTTCACTGTTATCAAAACCTTTAAAAGTGTGATTTCTACCTCTTCCGAGTTCAAGGTTTTCGTCGTCAATCACCCAGATCTTACCGTCGAGATAATGAAGTCTATCTCGACCAATGTTCCTTACTGTTCTgtttgtcgtcgtcgtcgttgttATTAA